In Dermacentor silvarum isolate Dsil-2018 chromosome 2, BIME_Dsil_1.4, whole genome shotgun sequence, the following proteins share a genomic window:
- the LOC119440971 gene encoding cuticle protein 10.9, with translation MLAQAFLISLVPVALAGGQFGFGGGFGQSFAAATQSFARQEQYYPPQPYSFGYDNADEYGTKSFHKEQGDASNTKTGAYGYSDANGIYRQVKYIADAGGFRAKIDTNEPGTEPGASADATYTGRPLPAGPQYRVIGGSSRLSAPYTSASTYGFGYGRQGPWAG, from the exons ATGCTTGCTCAG GCTTTCTTGATCTCATTGGTTCCCGTGGCCCTGGCTGGCGGCCAGTTCGGCTTTGGCGGCGGGTTCGGCCAATCATTCGCTGCCGCCACGCAGTCATTCGCCCGGCAGGAGCAGTACTAC CCACCGCAGCCGTATAGCTTCGGTTACGACAACGCTGATGAGTACGGTACAAAGTCCTTCCACAAGGAGCAAGGTGACGCATCGAATACGAAGACGGGTGCCTACGGGTACTCGGACGCCAACGGCATCTACCGCCAGGTGAAGTACATCGCCGACGCCGGCGGATTCCGTGCCAAGATCGACACCAACGAGCCCGGTACCGAGCCTGGAGCCAGCGCTGACGCAACCTACACAGGGAGGCCGCTTCCTGCTGGTCCGCAATACCGTGTCATCGGTGGCTCGTCGCGCCTGTCAGCTCCCTATACAAGTGCTTCCACTTACGGTTTCGGCTATGGCCGCCAGGGTCCGTGGGCCGGCTAA